In the genome of Rhinolophus ferrumequinum isolate MPI-CBG mRhiFer1 chromosome 24, mRhiFer1_v1.p, whole genome shotgun sequence, one region contains:
- the POU4F3 gene encoding POU domain, class 4, transcription factor 3 yields the protein MMAMNAKQPFGMHPVLQEPKFSSLHSGSEAMRRVCLPAPQLQGNIFGSFDESLLARAEALAAVDIVSHGKNHPFKPDATYHTMSSVPCTSTSSTVPISHPAALTSHPHHAVHQGLEGDLLEHISPTLSVSGLGAPEHSVMPAQIHPHHLGAMGHLHQAMGMSHPHAVAPHSAMPACLSDVESDPRELEAFAERFKQRRIKLGVTQADVGAALANLKIPGVGSLSQSTICRFESLTLSHNNMIALKPVLQAWLEEAEAAYREKNSKPELFNGSERKRKRTSIAAPEKRSLEAYFAIQPRPSSEKIAAIAEKLDLKKNVVRVWFCNQRQKQKRMKYSAVH from the exons ATGATGGCCATGAACGCCAAGCAGCCTTTCGGCATGCACCCGGTGCTTCAAGAACCCAAATTCTCCAGCCTGCACTCCGGCTCCGAGGCCATGCGCCGAGTCTGTCTCCCAGCCCCGCAG CTGCAGGGTAATATATTTGGAAGCTTTGATGAGAGCCTGCTGGCACGCGCCGAAGCTCTGGCGGCGGTGGATATTGTCTCCCACGGCAAGAACCATCCTTTCAAGCCCGACGCCACCTACCATACCATGAGTAGCGTGCCCTGCACGTCCACTTCGTCCACCGTGCCCATCTCCCACCCGGCCGCGCTCACCTCGCACCCGCACCACGCGGTGCACCAGGGCCTCGAGGGCGACCTGCTAGAGCACATCTCGCCCACGTTGAGCGTGAGCGGCTTGGGCGCCCCGGAGCACTCGGTGATGCCGGCGCAGATCCACCCGCACCACCTGGGCGCCATGGGCCACCTGCACCAGGCCATGGGCATGAGTCACCCACACGCCGTGGCGCCTCACAGCGCCATGCCTGCATGCCTCAGTGACGTGGAGTCGGACCCACGAGAGCTCGAGGCCTTCGCGGAGCGCTTCAAGCAGCGGCGCATCAAGCTGGGGGTGACCCAGGCGGACGTGGGCGCGGCTCTAGCCAACCTTAAGATCCCGGGCGTAGGCTCGCTCAGCCAGAGCACCATCTGCAGGTTCGAGTCTCTCACGCTGTCGCACAACAACATGATTGCTCTCAAGCCAGTGCTCCAGGCCTGGCTGGAGGAAGCCGAGGCCGCCTATCGAGAGAAAAACAGCAAGCCGGAGCTCTTCAACGGCAGTGAGCGGAAGCGCAAACGCACGTCCATCGCTGCACCGGAGAAGCGCTCACTCGAGGCCTACTTCGCTATTCAGCCGCGGCCCTCATCGGAGAAGATCGCGGCCATCGCGGAGAAACTGGACCTTAAAAAGAACGTGGTGAGGGTCTGGTTCTGCAaccagagacagaaacagaaacgAATGAAGTACTCGGCTGTCCACTGA